One Epinephelus fuscoguttatus linkage group LG16, E.fuscoguttatus.final_Chr_v1 genomic window, GTTTTCATTCTATTTTACAACAAACTGAATCTGTTGTATTTGCTCTTAAAAGGTCACCAGAATTTAACGACTTCCTGCGGAAAGCACTTGACAAGAATGTAGACAATAGGTGGGGCACACTGCAGCTCCTACAGGTGAGCTGCTCTACTACATTCACTTCCTAATGTTACCTAAACCATTTATGCAGCCTACAGTTTTGCCCAAAGAATTCATACATGCTTTAATCAGAAATCAGAACGTGTCATTTGATTCAGCCTGACAGTTTGTGAAGGATAACGATTTGGGATTCTTGtgtctctgtccatctgtgTAGCATCCGTTTGTCACCAGTGTAACTGATAGCAGACCACTCAGAGAGCTTATAGCCGAGGCCAAAGCTGAAGTCACGGAGGAGATCGAGGACAGcaaagaggaggatgaggaggaggagcctgACACACCTCTGGTATATAGTTTTATTAGTGTATGTACACAGATCAGCCATGACATTAAAACCAATGACATTTGAAGTGAATATCATTGACCATCTCATTACAATGGCAGCACTCCTCATGAATCTGACTTAGttctggggtaccagcacgtcccacTGATGCTTGATCACATTGGGATCTGGgtaatttggaggccaggtggAAGCCTTGAGTTTAAGCACTAACCACATGTCATTCCGGAGCAGTTTTTGCCATGTGACATGATGCATTGTCCCCTTAAGGGTGCAGCTGCCATGAGGGGATGGACTTGGTCtgtaacagtgtttgggtgggtggagcacgCCAAATGGCATCCACGTGAATTCATgaacccaaggtttcccagtaGGAAATTTTGTTTTAACGATATTATCAATGTCCTTtatttcacctgtcagtggttttaatgttattGCTGGTCAGTGTGTAATCACAAGCATAATAATACTCAACAAGATATATTCTAAATTATGTATGAGTTGTTTATATCTTCATTAAAGACATATTGTTATTTTCATATCTCTCTGACTGTTGGCTCAGGCGGCTCCTGGGCACAAGCGAGCACCATCAGATGCCAGTGTTGCCAGCTCAGAGGATGACAAAGTCCCACCAACTCCCTCCACACTGGAATCTGTCACAGAGAAGACGGAGGCTGAGCCTGCTGAGGACCGGACCAGTGACAAGCTCTCTGACGAAGGACTTGGAACAAGTGAGGTCGACAAGACTGAGGAGGAGAAACTCAATGAGGTGTCTGACGCCAGTAATGAAGACTTGGCTTCTGGGCTCATAGAGCCCACCAAGGACTTAATCTCACAAGAACCTACAGAGCCTACTAAACCAGAAGATGGTCCAGCCGAAGAGATTCCTGCTGAGCCCATAGTATCACAGCCAGAAGAGCCAGTAGAAGCAGTGGATATACCAGAAGTTGGAACAGATAGTCAAGAAGCAGAGGAGGAACAAAAGGAGCcacaagaagagaaaacagagaatgaACCTGCCTGGGTAatagaagaagaacaagagcCTGAGAAGGTGAAagatgagaaagaaaaagaagctgaTACAGAATCTAGAGAATCACAAGAGCAACCTGAAGATACACCAGGAGAACCAGAATCTGTATCAGAAGAAGCGACAcaggcagaagaagaagaaagcaaaGAGCCAGATGAAGAGACACCTCAACATAAATTGACAGAGGACCTAGTAGAAGACACAGCTAATGGCACAGACGTtattataaacacagagaataTAGGATCGAATGTAGTGGACACAAGCATAAATGGAGAAACAGATACAAAGTCGAGTGTGGACGAGATGTCCACTGAGGTTGAGAAGGAGGCCATAGAGAGTCAGCCAGAGGAAAAGCCTGAGGATGAGGCCCCAGAGGAGGCAAAGCAGCCTGAACAAGAGAATGAGACCAGAGAGGAGGTTGGTCTGGAGGAACAGGCCCCAACTGAATCCACAAATGGAGTTAGTGATGAAGCCAAAGAGACCACTGACGATTCAGAACAAGTGGTCATATGTGAAGATGTCCCTGTGAAGGAAGATGAGGAGAAAGCCACCCGTGCAGATGAAAGCACGTCCCAAGATACTGTGTCTGTCCTGGAGAGTGAAACAGACTCAGAGAGCAAGATCGAGCATGGAAGCCCTGCTGTGATCAAGCCGGATCTGGAAAAGGACTCTGACTCTGGAAGCAGCTCGGCTGCTGATAGCAACAGCCTTGACCTCAATCTGTCCATCTCCAGCTTCCTGTCCAAGAGTAAAGAAGGAGGCTCTGTGTCTATGCAGGTAATATAATCTAAAGTCTACAAACCTCTAATATTAAATCATCAACACTGTTTTGACAATTCAAGCCCCTCAAAACCTCCCTGTTTCATTTGTAGGAGTCAAAACGTCAGAAGAAGACTCTGAAGAAGACACGGAAGTTCATGGTGGATGGTGTGGAAGTAAGCGTGACGACATCAAAGATCGTGACAGATAACGACACCAAGAGCGAAGAGATGAGATTCCTGAGGTACGTCTGTATTCAACCTGCTTCACCATACTGTTGGTCTAAATATGTTACACGGCCTATTTAACATGCCTGCCTTAAATAGTTCTGGTTCATTTCACAACTCCCACTACTTTTTACAAATGCCAGATGGGTTATCTCCTGTGATGAATGCTGCATTATGTTACTGTCATGCTGCCTTTTAAAGGCATGAGGCGTGCTGCTCCGAATGTTTACACAAGTGCTGTCTGACTATTTGCCGTTGAGTTTATGACCTCATGTCAGTAATGCACAGAGTTAACATGAGTCAATTTAACAACTACTGATTCAGGCATGAGGAGACCAGTACCATTAAAGATGCTATTAAATATTAATGCGAGAGTAATATTGTAATCAATCTTAAATTACATATATGAAAAAAGTAGAATGAAACTAACCATAAAATACAATCTCAggaatgaaaaacattttatttgcgAATAAAATCTCATATCCTTTAGAGtgaaaaatataagaaaaataTGTGATATGCAGTAACATTGTTGAATATCGCAACAACAATAGTACTTGTGATAAACAGATATCGAAATGTACTCAGTTCTTCCGCACTGTATTgcttgaattttaaaaaatgcttgtTAACTTACAAAATTAAAGGAAATTATTTTCAACAATCTTTATTTGAAAAATTGAACTGAACACAACAGGcaccaattaaaaaaagaatgattTACAGGCGgtacatgctgcgtctttaactgcctggaaaacatgaggtcCAACACTGGGcactacttttgtgccttttttgtgccagctttcgcAAATGCAGCAGCAGGTTGCGCCTGAGGttctaagcaaccttaacagtcaccatatcatagcctatttacctcaAATCCTGAGTGTAGAGCTGATCTTCCTCCAGgcactgtttatgtgtgtgggcATATCGTCCATGGAACAGATGAGAAGGTCTGACAGCTCCTCACCAAAATCAACTTTTCCaaatttaccacagactgaatattcacggaagaagggaaagatatatGTTGGCTGTGATAggttgttcctcatcacatgacatgcgttgcgcgctgctgcattccaaaagttgaactccatTTAGTTTAGAGTGCAGCTGTTGCGCCCTAAAAAATAGGCGCTTGGGAACACGCGGCAGGTGTACGGCCCCTTACATTTTATAGTGCTGTTTTCTACAACACCTTCTTTCAACTAATGCCAGCCCTACACCAAAAAACGTTCAAGTGATTCCACCGTCgcagacaaatttccaatgtCAGATTAAAATCATGAGTTTCACCTCAGTTGCAGCACTCTCCTGTGATCTCGATCATTTGGTGTAAGGTGATCATAAAACTCAGTCCGAGCTGTCATAAATCAGTCTTCGTCTTGTCTTGACATTCTGGAGAAATCAAGACTGTGTGATGTTATCAGAAGTTTTTGGTCTTGGCTCATGCGAATAGTTAAGTTCAATGAAGTAAACATCGCCAACAACCAATAGCTGCGCTCTCTGTGCATTAAacaacagcaggaaacaacaaaCCGGGTAGagagtaaacatggaggggaccCTGGGGAGGCAAGTCTCGGGTCTGTTGTATTGTTGAAAAGGAGGCGAAGCTTTCGGCGCTTATTTTAGTGACaaatcttaatttttgaaaCAGTTCCCAATTTCTCCTGAAATAGTGCAGCTAACAAACAGAGGCTGGTAGCATGTTGAGGCAACAAactccaaaatgtaaagtttgcaagcaaatacagtttatttatgGACTATACTGTTGCTGAATTGACAAGAATATGAcatgttttatctgttttgaaagttatgtgtttttgcagacacttAATTAATTGTTAATATGttgtatttcttaaagggagtttggtgtgAAATTTTCCACCAGTAGCATGATGAGAAATAATCTTAAAAGGAATCTAGTTTTCCAAAtggtgaccctgcaagatctcCAGTCTGCAAAATCCTATCGACTTATAGTCTGTCTTTAGATGTGAAAGGCTGTTATActttagtcttttaaaagtattttttaaagtcCTCTAGTGTATGGCAGGCATAACTTTAAAGAGTCTTTTGCTATGTGTTTGTCACACAGATTGAAATTTatatattgaaaataaaaacaatatattgtgcagccctaatatCATCAATGACAAGCTATTAAATTTGAATGACTAAATGTGGTGGCCTATTACACTGTCTGTGTGGTTTCCTCAGGCGGCAGGAGTTGAGAGAGCTGCGCCTCCTGCAGAAAGAGGAGCAGAGGGCCCAGCAGCAGCTGAGCAacaagctgcagcagcagagagagcagaTCTACCGGCGCTTTGAACAGGAAACTACTGTGAGTCAGTTTGTTCATACCGCAgtggtgtgatgttttgttttttttattttgccaacTCCTAGGAAACGAGCTGCTTCGCCTCAAAGAAGATCTCAATCTGAAGGAGGGACTTACATGCAGGCGATAGCCAGACATCACTAAGCATTTCCTCAATTAGCATTTCTCCTGTGATCAGTGATGGGCACAATCTTAGGaactttaatttgattttgtcACACTGTCTTGTAGCCAGGTTGAAATGACACCACACAGATGTCCTTTGCAGTCAATTCCACCTCCCTCCTTAGCAGTAATTTGATCTGTAATCTTAGGATGTTAGAGCACATATAAACACTTACTGCCATCATGTAAAGTTGTTGCCATGTCTGGTGTTTCTGTCCATGCAGGCTAAAAAGCGTCAGTATGACCAAGAAGTGGAGAACCTTgagaagaagcagaagcagaCCATTGAGCGACTAGAACAGGATCACACCAGCCGGCTCCGAGACGAAGCCAAACGCATCAAAGCGGATCAAGACAAGGAGCTCTCCAAGTTCCAAAACATGCTGAAGAACCGAAAGAAAGAGGTACAGTGATGCATGGCTGTGTCTATGGGCTGATTAGCTCCTAACTGGGAGGTCGCAAGCGTTTGCATGTCATAGATTCGACCCTTTTAATGGTGCATGTGTTTAACAACTTAGCCGGTGGCGTACTTGGCTGTGTAATATTAATCCTATGGGAGTGGTGTGCCTTGCTGTTgtagtactgtatgtgtgcaaaTGATAGCAACAGACAGACTCTGCTGTATTTCTCCCAGATGCTGCTAGCTCCATGTTGTTCTATCCATTATTCATCTGCCCCGAGGCTCCTGGTTGCCTCCTAAACAGTGCTACTGAGTctatttgttatttttaggGAGCTGTTTATTAAAAGTTCAGTCTTAGGCTAAGCATAAAACCTTATCATGGTGGTGCTGGGTttgttataaataaatgttaggTTTTTAGtagtcttttctgtctctttctctgctttGCAGCCTTAAATGCTTTGGAAGATGTTTTTTGGGTGTGCTTGCAGTCTTTGTGTTGTGCTTTATGCAGCTTTTTTCATGGCAACAGTACCGATTGGCATCCATTGAGTATTTATGATGCCTGGTGGTGGTCATGCTGCTCCGCAATTTGCTTTCTGGGCCACTTAGAGTATATTTATATTGTGCCTAAAAATATTATTGCAGGTTGGCTTAAAGTGGTCGCTTCAGCCCTCAGCTGTGTACTTTGTTGTGGTTCTTTAGCTGCAAAAATATAAGCAATTGATAAAATGTGACGTTTTCTTGTACTTTTTGTAATTGGTAATGTTGTATTCATTATTCAAAAtgtactgttgttgtgtttttaactaACCATGTCTCTTGTATGAGTGTGTGAGGTGGCTTTGGTCATGGGATGGCCGACTTTTGAAGATTTTCCTGGTGGTGTTGGGCTCATTTGGGGATACAATAATAGCCTTGCATCAGAGTAACTGATATGGAATCATCTTAAAGGTGCATATTCAATACTTTCTTTGTCATATGCATCAAAATTCAGATTCAAAAtgctttattgatccctgggAGGGCGTTGGAGTTGCTCTTATTTTGTTTCTAGACaaattattaaacaaaatagAAATGCAAGATATACAAGAAAAAATGTGCATATAGTGCTAAAATCTGTGGcataatatatacatataaatgtaaGAAAAATGTAAGGGAAACAAGAAGAAGAGATATGTACAAATATGTGCATCGTTCTGCAAGTGTGATAACTATACATGCAAGAGCAGAATAGGTAAGAATGGAATGAAATAACAGTGTATTGCACATGTGAGTTATCATTGCACAATATTGTAGAGGGCCTCAAGTCAGTACTGCATATTGTACAGTTTGGCAGTTAAAACAGAGTATTGCAAAATGACACCAGTTCATTTCCATACAATGAAAAACTTCCCCTGCTGCTCTGCTATCAACATGTTAAGAGTATACACAGTATACAGTCACTATCACACAGAGTTACACAGTGTTAAAGTATAAACATCACATACAAAAGAAAGACGTAGACTTGAATAAATAGAGCAGAAAACACATTAGTGGCTGAAAAAGAAGCAGTGGACTGAGACATAAACCCTGTGGCCCACCTGTGCTCAGTGAGAGTCATTTCCCACTCTCACTGTTTGTGGCCTTGTGCTCCCACACACAGATTACATCACACAGACCGAGCTGGTTGAGTTAAGCCACCAGATTCTCTGGTACAGTCATGTTACATGAGTCTATGAACAGCAATCTGTCTTAGAACATCTTGAGGGTAAAAATACCTTCAGCAGAGTGCAGGACAAAAGAAACTGCATCAGCCACACATCTATTCAGTCGATGAGCACACTGAAGAGGGTAAAGGGCATCAGGTGAAGTATCACATATGAAGGTTTTAAAGAGAAACTGTgatatttttcagcctggaccaTATAATCCTGTGTTTTTGGGTTTATTGAGCCTGCAGCTGCAACACGGGCTGCAATATAATGCTCATACTGCACCTCAACTCAacatacgtccactaaaagtgcttggttttgccactgacaggctcagaatGTAATTATAATTGTCTGACAACATGAATgtaaggatccctacagagggagacaaaatgttttgtttttgttttttttttacctttggcTCGATCTGGTCTGTTCCTTACTGTCTTCCCGCAACAACTGAACTCCCAAGACCTCAGAAAGAGACGTCTCCTTGAGCAAGACTTGGTTGGACACAatcgttttttttatttctctctagggatcctttccataatgttgttagACACTAGCAGTGGCAAAACCAAGCAGTTTTCCTGGACGCACATTGACAGTGCTCTATTGCCCCCAAGGATTACACCGCAGCCCTGTTCATAGCTACTGGCTGCAGCTCtcttgctcaatactgaaccaatttcaaaaaatgttgtcacCATAAATCACTTAGACATGACCAAAACATAGAATTTTCCATTTAACCAGTTTTTCATTATCATCAAAGTCAGAGCAGTGAGCCTGTAGCCTTTAAGAAACAAATAGCTCCACAACAATGTTTGGTTTCTTAGTTGCAGGTATCAGTGTTCGGTAGAACCCAACTAGACGTGAATTATTTTGTTTGGTGTGATACATCGCTGCAGTCTAATCTGAATTCACTTATAAATAAATTGAGAGCTTTTGAGCAGTCCACATGTCGGGGCTGTTAACATTCAGAGGTCATAGTCTCCAGATGATTCCAACTCAGTTACTCTCTTTTAATTTCTGGAGGCAGATTAATCATCTTGATGGCTGTGGGACTTAATTGAATGCAAAGTAATACAGGGGGAGCTTTATTTTGAGACTAACATCCTCTGCCATGTACCAGTCAAATCTTTCTTTCCACAAACTCGTGACTCTTACTCGTGCAGTTTAAACTTACATCTCTGACGTGCTACTAATCAAAAGAGACTGACTGCCTAGTTCAAAGGAACACCAGACGCAGGTCATGGGAATCAAAGCATGCTGACTTTAAATCAGTTGGTGGCTGGGTGCCGAATCTCTCCTCTCAAAGTGGGCCATGCATGTCTTGTACTGTTGTTGGCCAGCTTTGTTAGATTTTCAGAGTACACAGCATCAACCAGTTTCTGCACACACTGTAggccaaacaggaagttggacAGTCACCCAAACATATGAGAAAAGAGCTCATGAAACGCATAAAGGAGGACCTATCGCTCCTTAAGACTGCAGAGGTAAACCATCACCTGCTGTCTCTTACTCTGTGAAGGAGTaagatttctctctctttcttttcttccctctctccctttaACCTGATTCATAAATGTAAAGtattcacatgcacacagagaacTGCTGTGTCTGTAATCGCTCTGTATCGTGggactgtagaaatataaatcTGTCAACCATCAAATGTTTAACCATCCCATTTAAAGTGAGCAGTACTGTCTTCTGATTATATTAGATTCACAAAATCATTACATAAATGAGATTAAATGCCTGAATCTGTTAAAGTTACATATATTCTTATGTTCTGagcaagtggcaacctccagggccaAAATATCAAGCtgatgtggaagtgccaaaaattgcagttcctcaaatggtgCTTCAGTTTGCCGCCAAAGCCAAGTCGATCCCTATAGACACTCATGTCAAAATTCCCAaagttacagcagaaataaacacgtcTACAGCCAAAAATAAATGGTTTTGGCCTCTCGcactaattttaacattcaggacaactgtacaggggtgaatttttatataactctcATGTTTAAgtcagtctatgagtcagatcctcCCGTTACTtcaccacagctccaccctccaTGGTCACCTTGTGTCACTTCTGGCGCCCAGAAGgtggcgatggccaaaatgccaaactcaaggctttaaaacaggagtccacaaaccagtgggtgacataaCGGTGGCTACATCCTTAATTTTTATACAGTACAGAGTTCTGACtttcttaaatgtaaatatttgctgtttttcttcgtCTACGTTGATGGTAAAATACATACCTTTGGGTTTTAAACTGTCCAGAAATCACAGTGGGCATTTTTTATTACTTGCCAACATTTTGTAGACCAAATAAATtgttgata contains:
- the slka gene encoding STE20-like serine/threonine-protein kinase isoform X2, encoding MSFFNFRKIFKLGPDKKKKQYEHVHRDVNPEEIWDIIGELGDGAFGKVYKAQNKQNGTLAAAKVIDTKTEDELEDYMVEIDILASCNHHHIVKLLDAFYFEGKLWILIEFCAGGAVDAIMLELERPLTEPQIRVVCRQTLEALSYLHENKIIHRDLKAGNILLSLDGEVKLADFGVSAKNTKTLQRRDSFIGTPYWMAPEVVMCETSKDRPYDYKADIWSLGVTLIELAQIEPPNHEMNPMRVLLKIAKSEPPTLMHPSRWSPEFNDFLRKALDKNVDNRWGTLQLLQHPFVTSVTDSRPLRELIAEAKAEVTEEIEDSKEEDEEEEPDTPLAAPGHKRAPSDASVASSEDDKVPPTPSTLESVTEKTEAEPAEDRTSDKLSDEGLGTSEVDKTEEEKLNEVSDASNEDLASGLIEPTKDLISQEPTEPTKPEDGPAEEIPAEPIVSQPEEPVEAVDIPEVGTDSQEAEEEQKEPQEEKTENEPAWVIEEEQEPEKVKDEKEKEADTESRESQEQPEDTPGEPESVSEEATQAEEEESKEPDEETPQHKLTEDLVEDTANGTDVIINTENIGSNVVDTSINGETDTKSSVDEMSTEVEKEAIESQPEEKPEDEAPEEAKQPEQENETREEVGLEEQAPTESTNGVSDEAKETTDDSEQVVICEDVPVKEDEEKATRADESTSQDTVSVLESETDSESKIEHGSPAVIKPDLEKDSDSGSSSAADSNSLDLNLSISSFLSKSKEGGSVSMQESKRQKKTLKKTRKFMVDGVEVSVTTSKIVTDNDTKSEEMRFLRRQELRELRLLQKEEQRAQQQLSNKLQQQREQIYRRFEQETTAKKRQYDQEVENLEKKQKQTIERLEQDHTSRLRDEAKRIKADQDKELSKFQNMLKNRKKEAKQEVGQSPKHMRKELMKRIKEDLSLLKTAEEQEFLQKQQQELDGALKKIIQQHKVEIATIERDCLNHKQQLMRAREAAMWELEERHLQEKHQQLKQQLKDQYFLQRHQLLKRHEKEMEQMQRYNQRLIEEMKNKQTQERVRLPKIQRSEAKTRMAMYKKSLRITATAAVTPEQERERIKQFAVQEDKRQKNERLHQHQKHENQMRDLQLQCDSNIRELQQLQNEKCHLLIEHETQKLKELDEEHSQEIKEWREKLRPRKKALEEEFTRKLQEQEVFFKMSGESECLNPTTQSRVSKFYPIPNLHNSGL
- the slka gene encoding STE20-like serine/threonine-protein kinase isoform X1 produces the protein MSFFNFRKIFKLGPDKKKKQYEHVHRDVNPEEIWDIIGELGDGAFGKVYKAQNKQNGTLAAAKVIDTKTEDELEDYMVEIDILASCNHHHIVKLLDAFYFEGKLWILIEFCAGGAVDAIMLELERPLTEPQIRVVCRQTLEALSYLHENKIIHRDLKAGNILLSLDGEVKLADFGVSAKNTKTLQRRDSFIGTPYWMAPEVVMCETSKDRPYDYKADIWSLGVTLIELAQIEPPNHEMNPMRVLLKIAKSEPPTLMHPSRWSPEFNDFLRKALDKNVDNRWGTLQLLQHPFVTSVTDSRPLRELIAEAKAEVTEEIEDSKEEDEEEEPDTPLAAPGHKRAPSDASVASSEDDKVPPTPSTLESVTEKTEAEPAEDRTSDKLSDEGLGTSEVDKTEEEKLNEVSDASNEDLASGLIEPTKDLISQEPTEPTKPEDGPAEEIPAEPIVSQPEEPVEAVDIPEVGTDSQEAEEEQKEPQEEKTENEPAWVIEEEQEPEKVKDEKEKEADTESRESQEQPEDTPGEPESVSEEATQAEEEESKEPDEETPQHKLTEDLVEDTANGTDVIINTENIGSNVVDTSINGETDTKSSVDEMSTEVEKEAIESQPEEKPEDEAPEEAKQPEQENETREEVGLEEQAPTESTNGVSDEAKETTDDSEQVVICEDVPVKEDEEKATRADESTSQDTVSVLESETDSESKIEHGSPAVIKPDLEKDSDSGSSSAADSNSLDLNLSISSFLSKSKEGGSVSMQESKRQKKTLKKTRKFMVDGVEVSVTTSKIVTDNDTKSEEMRFLRRQELRELRLLQKEEQRAQQQLSNKLQQQREQIYRRFEQETTAKKRQYDQEVENLEKKQKQTIERLEQDHTSRLRDEAKRIKADQDKELSKFQNMLKNRKKEDECAVCSPPQAVAQVMIQSFQLSSCALFNAQMQDEQEFLQKQQQELDGALKKIIQQHKVEIATIERDCLNHKQQLMRAREAAMWELEERHLQEKHQQLKQQLKDQYFLQRHQLLKRHEKEMEQMQRYNQRLIEEMKNKQTQERVRLPKIQRSEAKTRMAMYKKSLRITATAAVTPEQERERIKQFAVQEDKRQKNERLHQHQKHENQMRDLQLQCDSNIRELQQLQNEKCHLLIEHETQKLKELDEEHSQEIKEWREKLRPRKKALEEEFTRKLQEQEVFFKMSGESECLNPTTQSRVSKFYPIPNLHNSGL
- the slka gene encoding STE20-like serine/threonine-protein kinase isoform X3, which gives rise to MSFFNFRKIFKLGPDKKKKQYEHVHRDVNPEEIWDIIGELGDGAFGKVYKAQNKQNGTLAAAKVIDTKTEDELEDYMVEIDILASCNHHHIVKLLDAFYFEGKLWILIEFCAGGAVDAIMLELERPLTEPQIRVVCRQTLEALSYLHENKIIHRDLKAGNILLSLDGEVKLADFGVSAKNTKTLQRRDSFIGTPYWMAPEVVMCETSKDRPYDYKADIWSLGVTLIELAQIEPPNHEMNPMRVLLKIAKSEPPTLMHPSRWSPEFNDFLRKALDKNVDNRWGTLQLLQHPFVTSVTDSRPLRELIAEAKAEVTEEIEDSKEEDEEEEPDTPLAAPGHKRAPSDASVASSEDDKVPPTPSTLESVTEKTEAEPAEDRTSDKLSDEGLGTSEVDKTEEEKLNEVSDASNEDLASGLIEPTKDLISQEPTEPTKPEDGPAEEIPAEPIVSQPEEPVEAVDIPEVGTDSQEAEEEQKEPQEEKTENEPAWVIEEEQEPEKVKDEKEKEADTESRESQEQPEDTPGEPESVSEEATQAEEEESKEPDEETPQHKLTEDLVEDTANGTDVIINTENIGSNVVDTSINGETDTKSSVDEMSTEVEKEAIESQPEEKPEDEAPEEAKQPEQENETREEVGLEEQAPTESTNGVSDEAKETTDDSEQVVICEDVPVKEDEEKATRADESTSQDTVSVLESETDSESKIEHGSPAVIKPDLEKDSDSGSSSAADSNSLDLNLSISSFLSKSKEGGSVSMQESKRQKKTLKKTRKFMVDGVEVSVTTSKIVTDNDTKSEEMRFLRRQELRELRLLQKEEQRAQQQLSNKLQQQREQIYRRFEQETTAKKRQYDQEVENLEKKQKQTIERLEQDHTSRLRDEAKRIKADQDKELSKFQNMLKNRKKEAVAQVMIQSFQLSSCALFNAQMQDEQEFLQKQQQELDGALKKIIQQHKVEIATIERDCLNHKQQLMRAREAAMWELEERHLQEKHQQLKQQLKDQYFLQRHQLLKRHEKEMEQMQRYNQRLIEEMKNKQTQERVRLPKIQRSEAKTRMAMYKKSLRITATAAVTPEQERERIKQFAVQEDKRQKNERLHQHQKHENQMRDLQLQCDSNIRELQQLQNEKCHLLIEHETQKLKELDEEHSQEIKEWREKLRPRKKALEEEFTRKLQEQEVFFKMSGESECLNPTTQSRVSKFYPIPNLHNSGL
- the slka gene encoding STE20-like serine/threonine-protein kinase isoform X4; translated protein: MSFFNFRKIFKLGPDKKKKQYEHVHRDVNPEEIWDIIGELGDGAFGKVYKAQNKQNGTLAAAKVIDTKTEDELEDYMVEIDILASCNHHHIVKLLDAFYFEGKLWILIEFCAGGAVDAIMLELERPLTEPQIRVVCRQTLEALSYLHENKIIHRDLKAGNILLSLDGEVKLADFGVSAKNTKTLQRRDSFIGTPYWMAPEVVMCETSKDRPYDYKADIWSLGVTLIELAQIEPPNHEMNPMRVLLKIAKSEPPTLMHPSRWSPEFNDFLRKALDKNVDNRWGTLQLLQHPFVTSVTDSRPLRELIAEAKAEVTEEIEDSKEEDEEEEPDTPLAAPGHKRAPSDASVASSEDDKVPPTPSTLESVTEKTEAEPAEDRTSDKLSDEGLGTSEVDKTEEEKLNEVSDASNEDLASGLIEPTKDLISQEPTEPTKPEDGPAEEIPAEPIVSQPEEPVEAVDIPEVGTDSQEAEEEQKEPQEEKTENEPAWVIEEEQEPEKVKDEKEKEADTESRESQEQPEDTPGEPESVSEEATQAEEEESKEPDEETPQHKLTEDLVEDTANGTDVIINTENIGSNVVDTSINGETDTKSSVDEMSTEVEKEAIESQPEEKPEDEAPEEAKQPEQENETREEVGLEEQAPTESTNGVSDEAKETTDDSEQVVICEDVPVKEDEEKATRADESTSQDTVSVLESETDSESKIEHGSPAVIKPDLEKDSDSGSSSAADSNSLDLNLSISSFLSKSKEGGSVSMQESKRQKKTLKKTRKFMVDGVEVSVTTSKIVTDNDTKSEEMRFLRRQELRELRLLQKEEQRAQQQLSNKLQQQREQIYRRFEQETTAKKRQYDQEVENLEKKQKQTIERLEQDHTSRLRDEAKRIKADQDKELSKFQNMLKNRKKEEQEFLQKQQQELDGALKKIIQQHKVEIATIERDCLNHKQQLMRAREAAMWELEERHLQEKHQQLKQQLKDQYFLQRHQLLKRHEKEMEQMQRYNQRLIEEMKNKQTQERVRLPKIQRSEAKTRMAMYKKSLRITATAAVTPEQERERIKQFAVQEDKRQKNERLHQHQKHENQMRDLQLQCDSNIRELQQLQNEKCHLLIEHETQKLKELDEEHSQEIKEWREKLRPRKKALEEEFTRKLQEQEVFFKMSGESECLNPTTQSRVSKFYPIPNLHNSGL